From Halorussus lipolyticus:
GGCCACGAAGGAGCACATTCGGTGACTCGTTTAGCCGGCGCAAAACCTTGAGTTCTTCTGGAAGGACTTCGGAGGTAGGGACATTTCTCGTCATAGAGTTCTCACATCGTTCTGGCGGAAATTAACCAAAGCGGTATTGTCACCCCTCCCATTTGCGTCAATGTAACGAGCCCAACACTCCTGAAGCAAGCTTGGATAAGCCTTGATCGTATCCTCGGTTACACTCCTGATAGTCCGGGTGTGGAACTTCCCAGCAGCGTCTCTGATGAAGTAAATCAACGGTGGATCTTGCTGAGCGTTCGTATAGTAATCATCCTCTATAAAATCTAATCCTCCAAAATCATCTGCGGTCGGCATATAGTCATCATCCACCCACAACTCAGGAGGCGATGTCACAGGGATTTGCCATGGTCTTGCGACAGTATATTTGAGCTGAATTTCCGACTTAGGAAGGTCAATACTATCAATGGGTTCCATTTCGACACTAAAGGATACAGAATCCTGGTCCGAACCCTCAAGTTCTGCGTCAAGTGCTGCATTGTAATTCCCATCTACACTATCACAGAAGTCCTCAATTTCATCAGTAATACCGAAGAAACGTAGAATCCGCTCATCTGTACCTAATGTGATCCACCTCTGCCCACCACCGTCTACATCGAACAGATTTCGAAGTGCTTTGAATCCAGATTTGGTGATAAACCGTGAGAGAACTTCCTCACAGTCTCGAGGAGCGTCAACCGGACTACTCATAAAAACTCCGTTCAGTTGACAATTCCAGATTCCTGTTTCCAACCATTGTAGCCGATAATTAATTCGGGCCAGTAAACTCTTTTCCTATTATCTAACCACTCGGTCGCGCAACTCTTCACCATTATTATAAGATAGACAATATTTTAGCAACCCGATGAACTTAGCTACTACCCCGCAGGGAACTCTATGATGTAATCTGTAGTCGGAAATTACCCATTCATCGAGATACTATTCTGTCTCGGTCGATGATTTCTTATGATTTGAATCATTATAATATCTTGGTAGTAGAGCGTAACGCATCACGGCTCATCCTGTAGCCTGAATTCACCACGTTAACTCCTACCTGCTTTCACCTCCGAGTCGACAGCGAATCAGACGATACGACCCTAATTGGCCAGGACGACTCCTTCGACTGGACCATGACTGAATAGCCTATAAGCACACATTCTCTGAGCGTTAAGTCTACGTCGAAAGTTACAGCACTCCCCTAGCTCAACCGCCGATTGATTTTCAGCCTCTCCCCCGTCGGCCATTAGAGAAGGCACGACAGAAGCGACCCCCATCCAGCAGTTGGATGGGCCGCGCACTCAACGAAACACGCTCCAAACCCCGAATCTGAGAAAATAAGCGATACAGCCGCTCAAAACACCAAATGTGTTGGCTAAGAACCGTGCAGAAACTGGATGGGACCGCCCGGATTTGAACCGGGGTTATCGGCACCCAAGGCCGAAAGGATACCAAGCTACCCTACGGTCCCGCACATGATAGTAGCGCGCCAGTCCATGTAAAGAGTTTCGTTTGTGCCGGACGATAGAAGTTGGAGAATCCATATTCGTTGCTAAACAAACTTATATGATTCTTTAACAACATCAAAAGATTCTGTGGCGCCGAGGACCTACGCCACGCCCCAAATCATCGCAATCCCCACCGTCGTCACCACTGCGAACACTAACTGAAGCGGAGCGCCGACACGGAAGTAGTCGGTGAACTTGTAGCCGCCGGGACCGTAGACGAACAGGTTGGTCTGGTAGCCAACGGGCGTCATGAAGGCCGTCGAGGCCGCGAACGTGACCGCCAGCACGAACGCGAAGGCGTTGGCGTTCAACTGCTGAGCGGCCTCCGCGGCGACCGGAATCATCAGCACGACGCTGGCGTTGTTGCTGACGATGTTGGTCAGCACCGCGGTCACGACGTAGAACAGGCCCAGAACCAAGATGGGCGGCAAGAAGTCGCCCGACAGGACCACGAGGTCCGCGATGAGACTGGCCGCGCCGGTCTGCTCCATGGCGATGCCGAGCGGGATGACGCCGGCCAGCAGGAAAATCACGTCCCACTCCACGGCGTCGTAGACTTCCGGCGGTTTGAGGACTCCCGTCAGGACCATCACGAGCGCGCCGGCGAGCGCCGAGACCATGATGGGCAAGATGTCGAGTGCGGCAACCGTGACTACCGCCGCGACAATACCGATGGCGAGGGGAATCTTCGACTCGCGGTAGTCCGGGCGCTCGACCTCCTGCGCGACGATGAAGTCGCGGTTGACGTTGAGTCGGGAGATGCTGTCGGGGGTCGCCTGAATCAGCAGGGTGTCGCCGACCTGCAGTTCGGCGTGGTCCATTCGCTTGCGGATGTACTCCGGACCCCGCCGCAGGGCCAGCACCGTGGCGTCGTAGCGTTCGCGGAAACTCGCCGTCGCCAGCGTCTCGCCGACCAGCGACGACCGCGGCGCGATGACCACCTCCACGAGGTTGCTGTCGGCGTCGGCGCTCTCCAGTTCCTCCTCGGTCACGTCCACGTTCGGAATCAGCGACAAGCCTTCGGTGTCGATGAGGTCCAAGAGCGTGTCGCGGTCGGTCCGGACCGCGAAGATGTCGTCGGCCTGAATCTCTTTCGGCCCGAGCGGTTCCACGAACGTCTGACCCCCGCGGATGAGTTGCACGAGGTCCACGTCGAAGTCGGTGCCGGCGAGCGCATCGGCGACGGTCTGGCCGACCAGCGGCGAATCCTCGTCCACGGAGACCTCGGTCAGGTACTCCTCTAACTCGAACTCCGCGGTGATGTCCTCTTTGGGCGGGATTCGGGCGGGAGTGAGCCATCGGCCGACCGTCATCAGGTAGGCCACGCCGACGATAGAGACGAGGATGCCGAGCGAGGTGAACTCGAACATCGAGAAGGCGTGTAAGTCGGGGTACTCACCGGCGAGGCGGGCCGAGAGGTCGCTGGCCAGAATGTTGGTCGAGGTCCCGATGAGTGTGAGCGTCCCGCCGAACATCGAAGCGTAGGACAGCGGGAGGAGCAGTTTCGACGGCGAGGTCTTGCCCTCGTGGGCGAGGTCGGTCACCATCGGGAGGAGGATGGCGACTGCCGCGGTGTTGTTGATGAACCCCGAAATCGACCCGACCACGCCGATGGTCGCGCCGAGTTGTCGGGTCTCGTCGTCGCGGGTGAACGCCGCGATTTTCCGGCCCAGAATCTGGACCGCGCCGGTGCGCTGGACCCCGTAACTCAGGATGAACATCGCCAGCACGGTGACGGTCGCGGTGCTGGCGAACCCCGAGACGCCCTCCGCCGGTTGCACGTCGGTCCACGGTTCCAGCACCATCAGCGCCACCATGATGCCGATGGCGGTGATGTCGATGGGGACCGGTTCGGTGGCGAACAGCACTAGCGCTGTGAGGACGACGAGGAAGACGACGCCGATTGCCGGTGTCAGCGAGAGTGCCACGTTTCGACTACAAGCCGCGGGGAGGGCAAAAAGGGTACGACTGCGGTCTGAGAGGCCGGGGACGACCCGACGACCACGCCTCAGGCCTCGAAGACTGCGACCCGACCGTCTCCTTCCACGACGACCGTCCAGTTCTCGACCGAGAACTCGAAGCGCCAGTGTCCATCGCCGGACCGACGCGCGAACAGCGTGTCGAGCGATTCGAGGTCCACCGCCCCGTAGAGACCGAGGTCGCAGTCGGTCGGGTCTACCGCCTCGGCAGTGGCGACGGCCTCGATTACCGTCTCGCTGACGACCCCCTCCCCGTCAGGGTCGTGATGGGCCTCGTGAACCGGAATCGAACTCCCACGCGATTGCTTGGTTTCCACCGTTGACATTGATACACTATTCGATAGACTTCCATATCAAATCCCGGCAGACGAGCGTC
This genomic window contains:
- a CDS encoding SLC13 family permease, with product MALSLTPAIGVVFLVVLTALVLFATEPVPIDITAIGIMVALMVLEPWTDVQPAEGVSGFASTATVTVLAMFILSYGVQRTGAVQILGRKIAAFTRDDETRQLGATIGVVGSISGFINNTAAVAILLPMVTDLAHEGKTSPSKLLLPLSYASMFGGTLTLIGTSTNILASDLSARLAGEYPDLHAFSMFEFTSLGILVSIVGVAYLMTVGRWLTPARIPPKEDITAEFELEEYLTEVSVDEDSPLVGQTVADALAGTDFDVDLVQLIRGGQTFVEPLGPKEIQADDIFAVRTDRDTLLDLIDTEGLSLIPNVDVTEEELESADADSNLVEVVIAPRSSLVGETLATASFRERYDATVLALRRGPEYIRKRMDHAELQVGDTLLIQATPDSISRLNVNRDFIVAQEVERPDYRESKIPLAIGIVAAVVTVAALDILPIMVSALAGALVMVLTGVLKPPEVYDAVEWDVIFLLAGVIPLGIAMEQTGAASLIADLVVLSGDFLPPILVLGLFYVVTAVLTNIVSNNASVVLMIPVAAEAAQQLNANAFAFVLAVTFAASTAFMTPVGYQTNLFVYGPGGYKFTDYFRVGAPLQLVFAVVTTVGIAMIWGVA
- a CDS encoding HalOD1 output domain-containing protein, encoding MSTVETKQSRGSSIPVHEAHHDPDGEGVVSETVIEAVATAEAVDPTDCDLGLYGAVDLESLDTLFARRSGDGHWRFEFSVENWTVVVEGDGRVAVFEA